The nucleotide sequence TGCCTATGATAAATACTTGCCTTCTCCACAATGAAAGCTGTGATACCCTTTTGGTGAGCCTTCGGGTCTGTCTTAGCGTACACAATGAGAACGTCGGCATCTGGCCCGTTGGTGATCCAGAACTTTCCACCGTTAAGAATGTAGTGGTCACCTTCAGCAAAATAAAAAcccagagaggagatggacagcaTTATGAGCAAAGATGCCATTTAAGAGGTAAGGAACTGGCTCAGTGAACTTGTGCTACTACGGAAAGGGGCTATAAGGAGAGTATTCCAGAGGGCTCACCTTCTTTCTTGGCCTTCAGTTTCATGGACACCACATCGGATCCGGCGTTGGGCTCACTCATTGCCAAGGCACCCACGTGCTCTCCTGTCATGAGCTGGGGAAATTATATTAGAAAGataagacatacagtgcattcaaaaagtattcagaccttgactttttccacattgttacgttacagccttattcgaaaattgattaaaaatattgtttttacacaataccccataatgacaacgaacaggttttttgaaatgtattcaaaataaaaatataccatatttacataagcattcagaccctttgctatgagactcaaaattgagctcaggaacatcctgtttccattgatcatccttgagacgtttctacaacttggaatcCACtagtggtaaatttaattgattggacatgatttggaaagacacacacctgtctatataaggtcccacagttgacagtgcatgtcagagcaaaaaccaagccatgaggtcgaagtcattgtctgtagaggtccgagacaatattgtgtcgaggcacagatctaaggaagggtaccaaaaaaaggtctgcagcattgaagatccccaagaacacagtggcctccatcattcttaaatggaggacgtttggaaccaccaagactcttcctagagctggccgcctggccaaactgagcgatcgggggagaagggaggtgaccaagaacccaatggtcactctgacagagcgccagagttcgtctgtggcgatgggagaaccttccagaagaacaaccatctctgcagcactccaccgttGAGGACTTTATGGTAAAAtggccaaatggaagccactcctcagtaaaaggcacatgacagcccgctcagagtttgccaaaaggcacctaaagaactcttagaccatgagaaacgagattctctggtctgatgaaaccaagattgaactctttggcctgaatgccaagcatcaagtctggaggaaacctggcaccatccttacggtgaaggatggtggtggcagcgccatgttgtggggatgtttttcagcggcagggagtgggagactagtcaggatcgagggaaagatgaacggagcaaaatatagagagatccttgatgaacacctgctctagagcgctcaggacctcagactgtggcaaaAGGACAACAGCCCTacgcacaaagccaagacaacccaggactggcttcgggtcaagtctgaatttccttgagtggcccagcctgagcccggacttgaacccgattgaacatctttggagagacctgaaaatagctgtgcagcgacgctccccatctaacctgacagcacttgagaggatctgcagagaagaattggagaaactcccaaaatacaggtgtgccaaacttgtagcgtcatacccaagtagactcaaggctgtaattgctgccaaagtgcttcaacaaagtactgagtaaagggtctgaatacttatgtaaaatgtgatagttccttttttttttgctttgtcattatggggtattgtgtgtagtgtgtaattgtgcattgagggggaaaaaactatttaatccattttagaataaggttgtaatgtagaAGAAGTGACGggatctgaatagtttccgaatgcactgtaacatgGCTATTTCAATTTGAAACTGCCTGTATAGAGTAGACACAAACATGCTCTCCTGTCATGAGCTGGGAAAAGACAACGGTATACATTTCATATCAAAGAAATAAAAAGAACACCTGGCTATTGCACTTTGAGGCTGCCTGTATACTTCAGGGTGCAATTAAGCATGTATGGGACTACAAATATCATCCACACCTTGGCCATGTACTTGTCCTTCTGCTTCGTGTTGCCATGGCGCACCATCTGATTGACACAGAGGTTCGAATGGGCCCCGTAGCTGAGGGCGACAGCTGCCGACACTCGCGACATTTCCTCCATCACAATCACATGATCTAGGTAACCCAATCCTGAACCGCCATAATCCacttagagagggggggggtgagaagttAACATAGTGATGATGCTACTTCTAGATCAGATCACCATCACGGCCATTGGTGAAACTACTGGTAAACCATTTTACACCGGGATAAATAGCATAGTGATACATCAACCGAAATCAATATCCATCTCTTACATGGGGCAGTGATACCCAGGAGTCCCATATCACCCATGTCTTTCCAAAAGTCCTGCATGAAAAAAACAAGAGGTTACCAGGTGTAAACCAGGGCTCTTACAAAGTTCATAGTTTTAGTCACTAAATACACACTCAATGTAGACCTACATGAAGAACATTAAGAGTTACCTCTATTGTAATACAATGTCCAGTATTTTTATGATTTAGGTCATGGATCCTAATGATGTCTTGTTATTCATTTGAGGTGGATTACTACTGTTTGTAGTGCAGTCCACAGTAAGATATTACAATTATTCAAGAAGAataccacacacaccatcctatTATGGTAAGGTTGTCCTAGCTTGCTAGCTCTTCTTAGAATTGTACATGTCATCATCTCACCCGCATCCCAACAAATTCATTGCTCTTGTCAATCTCATCGGCAATGGGTGCCAGCTTCTCGGCTAGGAACCTCCGGATTGTCTGTCGGAGCTGGACAAAATAGGGAATGACAGCAAAAATATCaagaaaaaatgtatcaacatgaATTTCAAACGGAATATTTTCTCATGTATACTGTTAGAGTACTGTTAAAAAAAACCAAATGTATCAATACAATAACTACTAGATAGCATCAACATATTTTGATATTGTTATTCCCTTTCAGAGGGAAGTAGCGTCACATGCAGGCACGAACTTTCACCCAATCAAAAACTGCACAAGAAACCCACCCCTCGTCCACACCAACTTTAGCAGTCCGCACGTAACATTTGTGTGGGATCATACCAGTAGCTACCAGAGGTCTGAAAGCATTGTTTGCCCCGTGCATAAATTTGCTCTGAACCGACTAGTAGAGAGCTACAGCTGGTAGCCTAACTGAGCTGAACAACGAGCGTCTCTATGTCGAGACGACATAGGTAGTTAGTACAACCAAAGCCATCTAAATAAGACTCTCGCCACAACAGTTAACGTTATGTCATAACAGTAGCAGTCCGTCATTTTGGCCTCTAACACTAGCTACGCGTCCTTGACACCTTTTTGTTTAGTTCCTTCATAAAAACCCACAATACAGACTTTCAACTGAGCTTGTTGACTGTATAATGTCAGCTGTCTTTGGCCGTTAACtttcaactaacgttagctagctaactgaagTAGCTATCTAACGTTACTTGTATCTGCTCCTCAGTAAGCCCGTTGACGACATCATCCACTGGAAGACCGGCAGCGCATCCTCGTCTTGAAATCTCAGTGATTCTTGCACCCAGGCGGAATGCACTCCTGACTGCAAACATTGTTAAATTGCGGTGCGAGACTGTATGCTCCGAAACAGTCAAGATCAGCGCAAGGTCGGATAATTACACAATTACGGAGAACGGGAATTGTGTCCGACCTGCTACAACAATCCACAAACCAGGGATGCATTCATTACGTCTTGCAACGGAAACAGGTTAAGaaccaaacggaacaaaacggggcgggacctacctgaatttgtcctatagaaactctcgttttctgTTGCGAAACGTTTTCCGTTTGGCgtaaacggtttctgttgcaaaatacAAAATTGTTTTGCAACAATTGTTTTTAATTAATACACCCCATGTTTGGAAGGGAATTCCCTCTACTATGCGCGAAGGTTTTCTGTCAGCTGTTAATGGAATAACGGGTGCATTAGCGCCACCCTGTGTCCTGGAGCACATCATATGACATTATGGGCTACTTGCATCAGAGACTATACAGATTATTGCAACACAAATGCTTCGAAGATAAAAGTgagcaaatgt is from Salvelinus sp. IW2-2015 linkage group LG9, ASM291031v2, whole genome shotgun sequence and encodes:
- the ivd gene encoding isovaleryl-CoA dehydrogenase, mitochondrial; the encoded protein is MFAVRSAFRLGARITEISRRGCAAGLPVDDVVNGLTEEQIQLRQTIRRFLAEKLAPIADEIDKSNEFVGMRDFWKDMGDMGLLGITAPLDYGGSGLGYLDHVIVMEEMSRVSAAVALSYGAHSNLCVNQMVRHGNTKQKDKYMAKLMTGEHVGALAMSEPNAGSDVVSMKLKAKKEGDHYILNGGKFWITNGPDADVLIVYAKTDPKAHQKGITAFIVEKGMPGFSTAQKLDKLGMRGSNTCELIFEDCKIPEENVLGPLNKGVYVMMSGLDLERLVLAAGPIGIMQSVMDFSVPYLHVREAFGQKIGHFQLMQAKMADMYTRLGACRQYLYNVARACDKGHFSSKDCAGVILYCAENATQVALDGIQCLGGNGYINDYPMGRFLRDAKLYEIGAGTSEVRRLIIGRAFNAMYK